From one Dermacentor andersoni chromosome 1, qqDerAnde1_hic_scaffold, whole genome shotgun sequence genomic stretch:
- the LOC129381229 gene encoding uncharacterized protein: MWKAAISSALVFAVLANAGTLRGGYGGAAIGGLRAVGVGIGGGYAGRGYLAGGGGGYYGGGYRAYEDNRPRPYSFGYVAQGADGSSSRQEVGDGSGSVQGVYTLSTPEGGQRKVKYTADAAGFRAVVDTNEPGTQSESPADVALRSSSPPAYLLASKYGAAGSYAGARPRVVYGGAGGLYGAGVARYGGAGLYGGLGGRGVGVYAGGAGVGVLGKHGGGVGWH, from the exons ATGTGGAAG GCAGCGATCTCCTCCGCCCTCGTCTTCGCCGTCTTGGCCAACGCCGGTACTCTCCGCGGTGGATACGGTGGCGCTGCTATCGGCGGTCTCAGAGCAGTCGGCGTTGGGATCGGAGGCGGCTACGCTGGACGTGGCTACCTCGCCGGCGGCGGTGGCGGATACTATGGAGGG GGTTACAGGGCCTACGAAGACAACAGGCCGAGGCCGTACAGCTTCGGCTACGTCGCTCAGGGAGCGGACGGGTCCAGCTCTCGCCAGGAGGTCGGCGACGGCAGCGGCAGCGTCCAGGGAGTCTACACCCTGAGCACGCCGGAAGGTGGCCAGCGGAAGGTCAAGTACACGGCCGACGCGGCAGGCTTCCGCGCCGTAGTCGACACCAACGAGCCAGGCACGCAGAGCGAGAGCCCCGCCGACGTGGCCCTGCGGTCGTCCTCGCCGCCGGCCTACCTGCTCGCCTCCAAGTACGGCGCCGCCGGGTCGTACGCCGGGGCCAGACCGCGAGTTGTGTACGGGGGCGCCGGCGGGCTGTACGGAGCGGGCGTCGCCCGATACGGGGGCGCTGGCCTTTACGGGGGTCTCGGCGGCCGAGGCGTCGGAGTCTACGCCGGTGGAGCCGGTGTCGGAgtgctcggaaagcacggcggtGGCGTCGGCTGGCACTAG